DNA from Rubripirellula lacrimiformis:
CACTCGGCCGGCTTCACTGGTCTGCCAAAAGGTCGGATCGGTTCCGCGAACGGCTAGCAAGACTGCCGCCTGGTCATGTGCAGGCTTGCCGTGGTCGATTGCTTTGCCATCGCCAAATGGACGCAGGGCGAAGGCCAGTTTGACAGGGTTTGAATCCGGTTGGCTCTTCAGTGTATCGCCGCAGATCAATGCGGCCCCGACTTCGAAACCTTGCCACAGGATCGGTGTGGGCCATCGGTTGACGACGGCGACCGCGGCCGATGGGTCCAGCCGAATGTTGGTTTCGGGTCTATCCGATTCGGGGAATTGTCCGCCCATGACCACCAATTGCCGGACCTTTTGTTGGACAAGTTTCAAACCGTCGGGCGATTGGATCAGGTCTTCCAAATTGCTGAGGGCGCCGACGCTGCAGATGACAACCGATCCGTCTTCCTGTGACGAAAGCACGTCGCGATAGACGTCCCCTGCATCGGGCATCTGGTCGTCGGGCAACGCGTCGTGTGGGAATCGATCCCGTAGTCCAGGCGTGAACGCACTGCCGCCTCCCCAGGATGTTTTGTGGCCGTCCTTGTCGCTGCCGATCGGGATGTCGCCACGACCATAGAAAGTGTTGATGGTGTCCACCGCAGCACAGGAAGCGTTGGTGGATGCTTTGCAATTGGTGACCACTGCCAGGATTTCGGCTTCACCAGTATCGGCAAGCGCATGCAGCACCGCGATCGCACCCGCGTCGTCGC
Protein-coding regions in this window:
- a CDS encoding nucleoside hydrolase produces the protein MSRPTCFAWPILLATVMVSCVSANAAAPVKVILDTDMASDCDDAGAIAVLHALADTGEAEILAVVTNCKASTNASCAAVDTINTFYGRGDIPIGSDKDGHKTSWGGGSAFTPGLRDRFPHDALPDDQMPDAGDVYRDVLSSQEDGSVVICSVGALSNLEDLIQSPDGLKLVQQKVRQLVVMGGQFPESDRPETNIRLDPSAAVAVVNRWPTPILWQGFEVGAALICGDTLKSQPDSNPVKLAFALRPFGDGKAIDHGKPAHDQAAVLLAVRGTDPTFWQTSEAGRVVIDSDGHSRWKYDRRGDDHYVRIVGTPDRLTQQINELMTTR